In Cupriavidus taiwanensis, the following are encoded in one genomic region:
- a CDS encoding cation diffusion facilitator family transporter, translated as MHARPDSPPDDGATPAAQAEVRHRAGRRSTLVSVAVNIGLTSVQAVAGVISGSQALLADAAHSLSDLLSDFVVLAAGWQSRKDPDADHQYGHLRFETAASLALGVLLLTVGAGMLWAALGKLQHPAGAQPVQPVALWVALAALAAKELLFRYMLAVARRVRSSMLVANAWHARSDAASSLVVALGIGGNLLGYHVLDPIAAIVVGLMVARMGLRFGWDALNDLMDRAADAETVTAIRATMLATPGVLGLHDLRTRKMGDQVLVDVHLEIDATLTVAQGHAIAVEARRRTLEHHHVLNVMTHVDPVYIAAKAAEG; from the coding sequence ATGCACGCAAGACCGGACAGCCCGCCCGACGACGGCGCCACCCCCGCGGCGCAAGCCGAGGTGCGCCACCGCGCCGGCCGGCGCAGCACGCTGGTCAGCGTCGCGGTCAATATCGGCCTGACTTCGGTACAGGCGGTCGCGGGCGTGATCTCCGGCTCGCAGGCGCTGCTTGCCGACGCCGCGCATTCGCTGTCCGACCTGCTGTCAGACTTCGTCGTGCTGGCCGCCGGCTGGCAAAGCCGCAAGGATCCGGACGCCGACCACCAGTACGGCCACCTGCGCTTCGAGACCGCCGCCTCGCTGGCCCTCGGGGTGCTGCTGCTGACGGTGGGCGCGGGCATGCTGTGGGCGGCGCTGGGCAAGCTGCAGCATCCGGCCGGGGCGCAGCCGGTGCAGCCGGTGGCGCTGTGGGTGGCGCTGGCCGCGCTGGCAGCCAAGGAACTGCTGTTCCGCTACATGCTGGCGGTGGCGCGGCGGGTGCGTTCGAGCATGCTGGTGGCCAACGCCTGGCATGCGCGCTCGGATGCGGCGTCGTCGCTGGTGGTGGCGCTTGGCATCGGCGGCAACCTGCTGGGCTACCACGTCCTGGATCCGATCGCGGCGATCGTGGTCGGGCTGATGGTGGCGCGCATGGGGCTGCGCTTTGGCTGGGATGCGCTCAACGACCTGATGGACCGCGCCGCCGACGCGGAGACCGTCACCGCGATCCGCGCCACCATGCTGGCCACGCCCGGCGTGCTCGGCCTGCACGACCTGCGCACCCGCAAGATGGGCGACCAGGTGCTGGTGGATGTGCATCTCGAGATCGACGCCACCCTGACCGTGGCGCAGGGCCATGCCATCGCGGTGGAGGCGCGGCGCCGCACGCTCGAACACCACCATGTACTGAACGTGATGACGCACGTCGACCCGGTATACATCGCCGCAAAGGCCGCCGAGGGCTGA